In Ochrobactrum vermis, the following proteins share a genomic window:
- the purQ gene encoding phosphoribosylformylglycinamidine synthase subunit PurQ, whose amino-acid sequence MKSAVILLPGLNRDRDMIAALTKITGQAPVTVWQTDTSIPDDVDLILIPGGFSYGDYLRCGAIAARMPVMQAVREKADKGVMVMGVCNGFQILVEAGLLPGALMRNASLKFVCREVKLEVTNANTSFTRGYKPGQIIRCPVAHHDGNYFADAETLKRLEGEGQVVFRYAEGTNPNGSVNDIAGIVNARGNVLGMMPHPENLIEAAHGGDDGRALFAGALGIAA is encoded by the coding sequence ATGAAATCCGCAGTCATTCTCCTTCCCGGTCTCAATCGCGATCGCGACATGATCGCAGCGCTTACCAAGATCACCGGTCAGGCGCCCGTGACCGTCTGGCAGACCGATACGAGCATTCCTGACGACGTGGACCTGATCCTGATTCCAGGCGGCTTTTCCTATGGCGACTATCTGCGCTGTGGTGCAATTGCAGCCCGTATGCCGGTGATGCAGGCCGTGCGCGAGAAAGCCGATAAGGGCGTCATGGTCATGGGCGTCTGCAACGGTTTCCAGATTCTCGTCGAAGCCGGGCTTCTGCCGGGTGCGTTGATGCGCAATGCTTCGCTGAAGTTCGTCTGCCGTGAAGTGAAGCTCGAGGTGACCAACGCCAACACGTCGTTCACACGCGGCTACAAGCCTGGCCAGATCATCCGCTGCCCGGTCGCGCATCATGACGGCAACTATTTCGCCGACGCCGAAACGCTGAAGCGTCTCGAAGGTGAAGGCCAGGTTGTGTTCCGCTACGCCGAAGGTACCAACCCCAACGGATCGGTCAACGACATTGCCGGTATCGTCAATGCACGTGGCAATGTGCTTGGCATGATGCCCCATCCGGAAAATCTGATCGAAGCCGCGCATGGCGGTGACGACGGTCGCGCGCTTTTTGCAGGCGCACTGGGCATCGCTGCCTGA
- the purS gene encoding phosphoribosylformylglycinamidine synthase subunit PurS — MIKARVTVTLKNGVLDPQGKAIVGALGSLGFDGVNSARQGKVFDLELNGSDKSKAEADLKAMCEKLLANTVIEDYSITIA; from the coding sequence GTGATCAAGGCACGCGTCACCGTAACACTGAAAAACGGCGTTCTCGACCCGCAGGGCAAGGCAATCGTCGGCGCGCTCGGCAGCCTCGGTTTCGACGGCGTCAACTCGGCCCGTCAGGGCAAGGTTTTCGACCTCGAGCTGAACGGCTCTGACAAGAGCAAGGCCGAAGCCGACCTGAAGGCCATGTGCGAAAAGCTGCTCGCCAACACGGTGATCGAAGACTATTCCATCACCATCGCCTGA
- the purC gene encoding phosphoribosylaminoimidazolesuccinocarboxamide synthase, which yields MNRRRRIYEGKAKILYEGPEPGTLVQFFKDDATAFNAKKHEVIDGKGVLNNRISEHIFTQLNRIGIPTHFIRRLNMREQLIKEVEIIPLEVVVRNIAAGSLAKRLGLEEGTVLPRSIIEFYYKADALDDPMVTEEHITAFGWASPPEIDDIMALAIRVNDFLTGLFLGIGIQLVDFKMECGRLWEGDMMRIVVADEISPDSARLWDINTNDKLDKDRFRRDMGGLVEAYQEVARRLGIMNENDTPRPAGPTLVK from the coding sequence ATGAACCGTCGCCGCCGTATTTACGAGGGCAAGGCCAAGATTCTTTATGAAGGCCCTGAACCCGGTACGCTAGTCCAATTTTTCAAAGATGACGCAACCGCTTTCAATGCAAAGAAGCATGAGGTCATCGACGGAAAAGGCGTGCTGAACAACCGCATTTCCGAACATATCTTCACCCAGCTTAACCGCATTGGCATCCCAACGCACTTCATCCGCCGCCTCAACATGCGTGAGCAGTTGATCAAGGAAGTGGAAATTATTCCGCTTGAGGTGGTTGTGCGCAATATCGCAGCCGGTTCGCTGGCCAAGCGTCTTGGCCTTGAAGAAGGCACCGTCCTGCCGCGCTCGATCATCGAGTTCTACTACAAGGCCGACGCGCTCGATGACCCGATGGTCACCGAAGAGCATATCACGGCTTTCGGCTGGGCAAGCCCGCCGGAAATCGACGATATCATGGCGCTCGCCATTCGCGTCAACGACTTCCTTACCGGCCTGTTCCTCGGCATCGGCATCCAGCTTGTCGACTTCAAGATGGAATGCGGACGTTTGTGGGAAGGCGACATGATGCGCATCGTCGTCGCCGACGAAATCTCGCCGGACTCGGCACGTCTTTGGGATATCAACACCAACGACAAACTCGACAAGGACCGCTTCCGCCGCGATATGGGCGGACTGGTCGAGGCCTATCAGGAAGTGGCTCGCCGTCTCGGCATCATGAACGAGAACGACACGCCTCGCCCGGCCGGCCCCACGCTTGTAAAGTAA
- a CDS encoding DUF1476 domain-containing protein, which produces MTTGMDDRRDAFEKKFALDAELRFKAEARRNKLLGLWVAEQLGKKDADAEAYAKEVVAADFEEAGDEDVFRKVRADFDAAGVSVTDEAIREKMFAFLEEAVRQVKQD; this is translated from the coding sequence ATGACCACTGGCATGGATGATCGCCGCGACGCTTTTGAAAAGAAATTCGCGCTTGATGCGGAACTGCGCTTCAAGGCGGAGGCACGCCGCAACAAGCTTTTGGGACTCTGGGTTGCCGAGCAGCTTGGCAAGAAGGACGCGGACGCCGAAGCCTATGCCAAGGAAGTCGTGGCCGCCGATTTTGAAGAAGCTGGCGATGAGGATGTTTTCCGCAAGGTGCGCGCCGACTTTGATGCTGCCGGTGTCAGCGTGACCGATGAAGCAATCCGCGAGAAGATGTTTGCTTTCCTTGAGGAAGCAGTTCGTCAGGTGAAGCAGGATTGA
- a CDS encoding HpcH/HpaI aldolase family protein, with amino-acid sequence MSLSSRLRAGETVLSAWSSLPEPLTVEILAHSAFDAVTLDMQHGGHDESSILRSLGLVLNAGKPPVVRIPVGRFDMASRALDFGAQAVIAPMINSVEDARKFAASMKYPPVGERSWGVFRANADYGAPGSNDYLTTANHDTLAFAMIETRDAYDALDAILDVRGIDGVFVGPADFSIAWSNGREANPNSVAIVEPIGNIARKAAAAGKIAGIYSPSPEFARRYIPLGFRFLTLSNDGGYIRLAADVLTKAVRD; translated from the coding sequence ATGTCGTTGTCTTCGCGCCTTCGCGCCGGTGAAACTGTGCTTTCCGCTTGGTCATCGCTGCCTGAACCCCTGACTGTTGAAATTCTCGCACACAGCGCCTTCGACGCCGTCACGCTGGACATGCAGCACGGTGGACATGATGAATCGAGCATTTTGCGCTCGCTAGGCCTCGTCCTGAATGCTGGCAAGCCGCCGGTCGTGCGCATTCCTGTCGGCCGTTTCGACATGGCGAGCCGCGCCCTTGATTTCGGCGCCCAGGCGGTCATCGCTCCGATGATCAATTCCGTCGAGGATGCCCGCAAGTTTGCAGCCTCCATGAAGTATCCGCCGGTGGGCGAGCGTTCATGGGGCGTGTTCAGGGCAAATGCAGATTATGGGGCGCCTGGCTCCAATGACTATCTGACGACCGCAAACCATGACACGCTTGCTTTCGCGATGATCGAAACGCGCGATGCCTATGATGCGCTGGATGCCATTCTGGATGTTCGCGGCATTGACGGTGTTTTTGTTGGCCCTGCGGATTTCTCGATAGCATGGAGCAATGGGCGAGAGGCCAATCCCAATTCGGTTGCGATTGTGGAGCCGATCGGCAATATTGCACGCAAGGCCGCCGCAGCAGGAAAGATCGCGGGCATCTATTCGCCTTCGCCGGAGTTTGCGCGCCGTTATATTCCGCTCGGCTTCCGCTTCCTGACGCTCAGCAACGATGGCGGTTATATCCGGCTCGCGGCAGACGTACTGACCAAAGCGGTTCGCGACTAA
- a CDS encoding alpha/beta hydrolase yields the protein MKVKDADILIIPGYTNSGPDHWQTRWESKLSTARRVQQAEWTKPVREDWIGEVVKAANAATKPIVLVAHSLGVATAVHAMPHIQHKIAGAFFVAPPDVSNEAIRPKHLMTFGPYPRERLPFPTITVVSRNDPFSSFEAAEEVVKDWGAMLIDAGDSGHINSESGHGPWPEGSMVFAEFMTQLQAPKHH from the coding sequence ATGAAAGTCAAAGACGCAGATATTCTCATCATCCCCGGCTATACCAATTCCGGCCCCGACCACTGGCAGACCCGTTGGGAGAGCAAACTCTCAACCGCGCGGCGTGTCCAGCAGGCGGAGTGGACCAAGCCTGTTCGCGAAGACTGGATCGGCGAAGTCGTCAAGGCTGCAAATGCGGCGACGAAGCCGATTGTGCTCGTCGCGCATTCGCTCGGCGTTGCAACTGCCGTTCATGCCATGCCGCATATCCAGCACAAGATTGCAGGCGCATTCTTTGTCGCCCCGCCAGATGTTTCGAACGAAGCTATCCGCCCCAAGCACCTGATGACCTTCGGTCCCTATCCGCGTGAACGGCTGCCCTTCCCGACCATCACCGTGGTCAGCCGCAACGACCCCTTTTCCAGCTTCGAAGCAGCCGAAGAGGTCGTGAAGGACTGGGGCGCCATGCTGATCGATGCAGGCGATTCCGGCCATATCAACTCGGAATCCGGGCACGGACCCTGGCCGGAAGGGTCGATGGTGTTCGCTGAATTCATGACACAGCTACAGGCACCCAAGCATCATTGA
- a CDS encoding VOC family protein, protein MTQHLRATAVETERPVAPLPFAMTTPMRVARVGLKARDAETLAEYYRDVVGLREMGRRGASIVLGAGDRELMEIEQFSAARPDDPRSAGLYHTAFLLPTRGDLARWSRRAIDKQLPVVGASDHKVSEAVYLTDPEGNGIEIYSDRPHNDWQWNGDRVAMSTDPLDVSNLLDVIKREGGEWGGAPQNTVVGHVHLRVGNAHEAETFWHKELGLETVQTYGDRAVFMSTGRYHHHIAANAWQSAGAGKRDEDRTGLAWVELEDTRGGNNSMFVDPWGNVVNTIKIKA, encoded by the coding sequence ATGACACAGCATTTGAGAGCAACGGCAGTCGAAACCGAACGTCCGGTTGCTCCGCTTCCATTCGCAATGACGACGCCGATGCGTGTCGCACGCGTTGGCCTGAAAGCACGCGATGCGGAGACATTGGCCGAATATTATCGCGATGTCGTGGGCTTGCGCGAAATGGGCCGTCGCGGCGCATCGATTGTATTGGGTGCCGGTGACCGCGAACTGATGGAGATTGAGCAGTTTTCTGCTGCCAGACCGGACGATCCACGCAGCGCCGGGCTTTATCACACCGCATTCCTGCTGCCGACGCGAGGGGACCTTGCGCGCTGGTCGCGCCGCGCCATCGACAAGCAGCTGCCCGTCGTCGGTGCGTCGGATCACAAGGTGAGCGAGGCGGTCTATCTGACCGATCCGGAGGGGAACGGCATCGAAATCTATTCGGACCGTCCGCACAATGACTGGCAATGGAATGGTGATCGCGTCGCCATGAGCACCGATCCGCTCGATGTCAGCAATCTGCTCGATGTTATCAAGCGCGAGGGCGGAGAATGGGGTGGTGCACCACAGAACACCGTGGTTGGTCACGTTCATCTGCGCGTCGGCAATGCACATGAAGCCGAAACCTTCTGGCATAAAGAACTCGGCCTCGAAACCGTTCAGACCTACGGTGATCGGGCAGTGTTCATGTCCACCGGACGCTACCACCACCATATCGCTGCCAATGCCTGGCAAAGCGCCGGTGCGGGCAAGCGTGACGAGGATCGGACTGGTCTTGCCTGGGTTGAGCTGGAAGATACACGCGGCGGTAATAACAGCATGTTCGTTGACCCGTGGGGCAACGTGGTCAATACGATCAAGATCAAGGCGTGA
- the purB gene encoding adenylosuccinate lyase produces the protein MIPRYSRPEMVAIWSPETKFRIWFEIEAYACEALAQLGVIPKEAAKTIWEKGSVAKFDVARIDEIEAVTKHDVIAFLTHLAEFIGPDSRFVHQGMTSSDVLDTTLNVQLVRAADLLLADMDRVLAALKTRAFEHKDTVRIGRSHGIHAEPTTMGLTFARFYAEMQRNRARLVAARAEIATGAVSGAVGTFANIDPRVEEYVCAKLGLEAEPVSTQVIPRDRHAMFFATLGVIASSIENVAIEIRHMQRTEVLEAEEFFSPGQKGSSAMPHKRNPVLTENLTGLARLVRMSVTPAMENVALWHERDISHSSVERAIGPDTTITLDFALNRLAGVVEKLVIYPDNMLKNMNKFRGLVHSQRVLLALTQAGVSREDSYRLVQRNAMKVWEHGADFLEELLADQEVRAALSEEQIREKFDLGYHTKHVDTIFKRVFG, from the coding sequence TCGCCATCTGGTCGCCCGAAACGAAGTTCCGCATCTGGTTCGAAATCGAAGCTTATGCCTGCGAAGCGCTTGCGCAACTTGGTGTCATCCCCAAGGAAGCGGCAAAGACCATCTGGGAAAAGGGTAGCGTGGCGAAGTTCGACGTCGCCCGCATCGACGAAATCGAGGCCGTCACCAAGCATGACGTCATTGCCTTTCTGACGCATCTGGCCGAATTCATCGGTCCTGACAGCCGTTTCGTGCATCAGGGCATGACCTCTTCGGACGTGCTCGACACCACGCTCAACGTCCAGCTTGTACGCGCTGCCGATCTGCTGCTTGCCGACATGGACCGCGTATTGGCCGCACTCAAGACCCGCGCCTTCGAACACAAGGACACGGTACGCATCGGCCGCAGCCATGGCATTCACGCCGAGCCAACGACGATGGGTCTCACCTTCGCGCGCTTCTATGCCGAAATGCAGCGCAACCGCGCCCGTCTCGTTGCAGCACGCGCGGAGATTGCGACAGGTGCCGTATCCGGTGCGGTCGGCACCTTTGCCAATATCGACCCGCGGGTCGAGGAGTATGTCTGCGCCAAGCTCGGCCTTGAAGCCGAGCCTGTTTCCACGCAGGTCATCCCGCGTGATCGTCATGCAATGTTCTTTGCGACGCTGGGCGTCATCGCCTCCTCTATCGAGAATGTCGCGATCGAAATCCGCCACATGCAGCGCACCGAAGTTCTGGAAGCCGAAGAGTTCTTCTCTCCGGGCCAGAAGGGGTCGTCGGCCATGCCGCATAAGCGTAATCCGGTTTTGACCGAAAACCTGACCGGCCTTGCCCGTCTCGTGCGCATGTCGGTCACGCCTGCTATGGAAAACGTGGCACTCTGGCACGAACGCGATATTTCGCATTCGAGTGTCGAACGCGCCATCGGACCGGACACCACCATCACCCTCGACTTCGCGCTCAACCGTCTGGCTGGCGTGGTCGAAAAGCTGGTGATCTATCCGGACAATATGCTCAAGAACATGAACAAGTTCCGCGGTCTGGTGCATTCGCAGCGCGTTCTGCTGGCACTGACGCAGGCAGGCGTGTCGCGTGAAGACTCCTATCGTCTCGTGCAGCGCAACGCCATGAAGGTCTGGGAACACGGTGCGGACTTCCTTGAGGAACTGCTTGCAGATCAGGAAGTGCGTGCGGCTCTCTCCGAAGAACAGATCCGCGAGAAATTCGATCTCGGCTATCACACCAAGCATGTGGATACGATTTTCAAGCGCGTCTTCGGCTAA